A genomic window from Streptomyces sp. NBC_00234 includes:
- the ffh gene encoding signal recognition particle protein: MFDTLSDRLAATFKNLRGKGRLSEADIDATAREIRIALLEADVALPVVRAFIAKVKERARGAEVSQALNPAQQVVKIVNEELVGILGGETRRLRFAKNPPTVIMLAGLQGAGKTTLAGKLGLWLKGQGHSPLLVACDLQRPNAVNQLSVVADRAGVAVYAPEPGNGVGDPVQVAKDSIEHARSKQYDVVIVDTAGRLGIDQELMQQAADIRDAVSPDEILFVVDAMIGQDAVNTAEAFRDGVGFDGVVLSKLDGDARGGAALSIAHVTGKQVMFASNGEKLEDFDAFHPDRMASRILDMGDLLTLIEQAEKTFSQEEAAQMASKLASSKGKDFTLDDFLAQMEQVRKMGSISKLLGMLPGMGQIKDQINNIDERDVDRTAAIIKSMTPKERQEPTIINGSRRARIAKGSGVEVSAVKNLVERFFEARKMMSKMAQGGGMPGMPGMPGMGGGPGRQKKQVKQAKGKRKSGNPMKRKAEEQAEAARREQAAQGGAFGVPAQEDKNFELPDEFKKFMG, translated from the coding sequence GTGTTCGATACTCTCTCCGACCGCCTTGCCGCGACTTTCAAGAACCTCAGGGGTAAGGGCCGCTTGTCCGAGGCGGACATCGACGCCACGGCTCGCGAGATCCGTATCGCCCTGCTGGAAGCCGATGTCGCGCTCCCCGTGGTCCGTGCCTTCATCGCCAAGGTCAAGGAGCGGGCGCGCGGCGCCGAGGTCTCCCAGGCCCTGAATCCGGCCCAGCAGGTCGTCAAGATCGTCAACGAGGAGCTCGTCGGCATCCTCGGCGGCGAGACCCGGCGCCTGCGGTTCGCGAAGAACCCGCCCACCGTGATCATGCTGGCGGGTCTCCAGGGTGCCGGTAAGACGACCCTCGCCGGAAAGCTCGGTCTCTGGCTCAAGGGCCAGGGCCACTCCCCGCTGCTCGTCGCCTGTGACCTCCAGCGTCCCAACGCCGTCAATCAGCTCAGCGTCGTCGCCGACCGCGCCGGAGTCGCGGTGTACGCGCCGGAGCCGGGCAACGGCGTCGGTGACCCGGTCCAGGTCGCCAAGGACTCCATCGAGCACGCCCGCTCCAAGCAGTACGACGTGGTCATCGTCGACACCGCGGGCCGCCTCGGTATCGACCAGGAGCTGATGCAGCAGGCCGCGGACATCCGCGACGCCGTCAGCCCCGACGAGATCCTCTTCGTCGTCGACGCGATGATCGGCCAGGACGCGGTCAACACCGCCGAGGCGTTCCGCGACGGCGTCGGCTTCGACGGTGTGGTCCTCTCCAAGCTCGACGGTGACGCCCGTGGTGGCGCCGCCCTGTCGATTGCCCATGTCACGGGCAAGCAGGTCATGTTCGCGTCGAACGGCGAGAAGCTCGAGGACTTCGACGCCTTCCACCCGGACCGGATGGCCTCCCGCATTCTCGACATGGGTGACCTGCTCACCCTGATCGAGCAGGCGGAGAAGACCTTCAGCCAGGAGGAGGCCGCTCAAATGGCCTCCAAGCTGGCGTCGAGCAAGGGCAAGGACTTCACGCTCGACGACTTCCTGGCGCAGATGGAGCAGGTCAGGAAGATGGGCTCCATCTCCAAGCTGCTCGGGATGCTGCCCGGCATGGGGCAGATCAAGGACCAGATCAACAACATCGACGAGCGCGACGTGGACCGCACGGCCGCGATCATCAAGTCGATGACGCCGAAGGAACGCCAGGAACCGACGATCATCAACGGTTCGCGCAGGGCCCGTATCGCCAAGGGCTCCGGTGTCGAGGTCTCCGCCGTGAAGAACCTGGTGGAGCGGTTCTTCGAGGCCCGCAAGATGATGTCGAAGATGGCGCAGGGCGGCGGCATGCCCGGGATGCCGGGGATGCCGGGCATGGGTGGCGGCCCCGGCCGTCAGAAGAAGCAGGTCAAGCAGGCCAAGGGCAAGCGCAAGAGCGGTAACCCGATGAAGCGCAAGGCCGAGGAGCAGGCCGAGGCGGCCCGTCGCGAGCAGGCGGCGCAGGGCGGCGCCTTCGGTGTGCCGGCCCAGGAGGACAAGAACTTCGAGCTGCCGGACGAGTTCAAGAAGTTCATGGGCTGA
- a CDS encoding methyltransferase domain-containing protein gives MTPTLVRHHRYADSSAPVDAGTRARDWAEIQERMLAPLYEAVYQRLEVGAATRMLSIGCGSGLALLIAAARGARVTGVDTDRERLALARERLLPDPGWDNSPERPPTEQPRLFAGGPSAAAAAGGAPYNLVTAFNPIGCVAGDSEGLSPALESTVPLAVRGATVVLTGWGPPERCATAPVLRVAARLAESARAPRSAGLRAARRDDLEDVAARAGLKPDGSGRVSCPFGYADMDSAVRGLLSTGLFDSAVRATDRSQVEKEVAEALHPHRRPDGTVWMPNVFRYLVCVS, from the coding sequence ATGACACCAACGCTCGTCCGGCACCACAGGTATGCGGACTCGTCCGCCCCGGTGGACGCCGGTACCCGTGCCCGCGACTGGGCCGAGATCCAGGAGCGGATGCTGGCACCGCTGTACGAAGCCGTGTACCAGCGGCTCGAAGTCGGGGCCGCCACGCGCATGCTCTCCATCGGCTGCGGTTCCGGGCTGGCGCTCCTGATCGCGGCTGCCCGCGGCGCGCGCGTCACAGGCGTCGACACCGACCGTGAACGGCTCGCGCTGGCCCGCGAGCGCCTCCTGCCCGATCCGGGCTGGGACAACAGCCCCGAGCGGCCTCCCACGGAGCAGCCGCGGCTCTTCGCCGGTGGCCCCTCGGCCGCCGCTGCGGCGGGCGGGGCCCCGTACAACCTCGTGACGGCGTTCAACCCGATCGGCTGTGTGGCCGGTGATTCCGAGGGGCTCTCGCCCGCGCTGGAATCGACCGTTCCGCTGGCGGTGCGGGGTGCCACCGTGGTCCTGACCGGCTGGGGGCCGCCCGAGCGCTGTGCCACCGCACCGGTGCTGCGCGTGGCCGCCCGGCTCGCGGAGTCGGCGCGCGCGCCGCGGTCCGCGGGGCTGCGGGCGGCCCGCCGGGACGATCTGGAGGACGTGGCGGCACGGGCCGGGCTGAAGCCGGACGGTTCGGGCCGGGTGTCCTGCCCCTTCGGGTACGCCGATATGGACAGTGCGGTCCGCGGCCTGCTGTCGACGGGGCTGTTCGACTCCGCCGTTCGGGCGACGGACCGGTCCCAGGTGGAGAAGGAGGTCGCGGAGGCGCTGCATCCGCACCGTCGTCCGGACGGCACCGTGTGGATGCCGAACGTGTTCCGTTACCTGGTGTGCGTCTCCTGA
- the rpsP gene encoding 30S ribosomal protein S16, whose amino-acid sequence MAVKIKLKRLGKIRSPHYRIVVADSRTRRDGRAIEEIGLYHPVQNPSRIEVNAERAQYWLSVGAQPTEPVLAILKLTGDWQAHKGLPAPAPLLQPEPKPDKRALFEALTTDGDEAKGEAITQKSKKADKKADEAADAAAPTESTEA is encoded by the coding sequence GTGGCAGTCAAGATCAAGCTGAAGCGTCTGGGCAAGATCCGTTCGCCTCACTACCGCATCGTCGTCGCCGACTCCCGTACCCGCCGTGATGGTCGGGCCATCGAGGAGATCGGCCTGTACCACCCGGTGCAGAACCCCTCGCGCATCGAGGTCAACGCAGAGCGCGCGCAGTACTGGCTGTCCGTCGGCGCCCAGCCGACCGAGCCGGTTCTCGCGATCCTGAAGCTCACCGGTGACTGGCAGGCCCACAAGGGCCTTCCGGCCCCGGCGCCGCTGCTGCAGCCGGAGCCCAAGCCCGACAAGCGCGCCCTGTTCGAGGCTCTCACCACGGACGGCGACGAGGCCAAGGGTGAGGCCATCACCCAGAAGTCCAAGAAGGCCGACAAGAAGGCGGACGAGGCGGCTGACGCTGCTGCGCCCACCGAGTCGACCGAGGCCTGA
- a CDS encoding RNA-binding protein encodes MLEEALEHLVKGIVDNPDDVQVASRTLRRGRVLEVRVHPDDLGKVIGRNGRTARALRTVVGAIGGRGIRVDLVDVDQAR; translated from the coding sequence ATGCTCGAGGAGGCTCTCGAGCACCTCGTGAAGGGCATCGTGGACAATCCCGACGATGTGCAGGTTGCCTCGCGCACCCTGCGCCGTGGACGCGTGCTGGAGGTCCGGGTTCACCCGGACGATCTCGGCAAGGTGATCGGTCGTAACGGCCGCACCGCTCGCGCTCTGCGTACCGTCGTGGGTGCCATCGGCGGCCGGGGCATTCGCGTTGACCTCGTCGACGTGGATCAGGCTCGCTGA
- the rimM gene encoding ribosome maturation factor RimM (Essential for efficient processing of 16S rRNA) translates to MQLVVARIGRAHGIKGEVTVEVRTDEPEVRLGPGAVLATEPAETGPLTIETGRVHSGRLLLRFEGVRDRTGAEALRNTLLIAEVDPDELPEDPEEFYDHQLMDLDVVLADGTEIGRITEITHLPSQDLFIVERPDGSEVMIPFVEEIVSEIDLEEQRAVITPPPGLIDENEAVIATSRDEEGEESAPSGDESR, encoded by the coding sequence GTGCAGTTGGTAGTCGCACGGATCGGCCGTGCCCATGGCATCAAGGGCGAGGTCACCGTCGAGGTACGCACGGACGAGCCCGAGGTGCGGCTCGGCCCCGGTGCCGTCCTGGCCACCGAACCCGCCGAGACGGGACCGCTGACTATCGAGACCGGCAGGGTCCACAGCGGCAGGCTGCTGCTCCGTTTCGAGGGCGTACGGGACCGTACGGGCGCCGAGGCCCTCCGTAACACCCTGCTGATCGCCGAGGTGGACCCGGACGAGCTTCCGGAGGACCCCGAGGAGTTCTACGACCACCAGCTCATGGACCTCGACGTGGTCCTGGCCGACGGCACCGAGATCGGCCGGATCACCGAGATCACCCACCTGCCCTCCCAGGACCTGTTCATCGTGGAGCGCCCCGACGGCAGCGAGGTGATGATCCCCTTCGTCGAGGAGATCGTCAGCGAGATCGACCTGGAGGAGCAGCGCGCGGTCATCACCCCGCCTCCCGGGCTGATCGACGAGAACGAGGCCGTGATCGCCACCTCGCGCGACGAGGAGGGCGAGGAGTCCGCCCCGTCCGGGGACGAGTCCCGATGA
- the trmD gene encoding tRNA (guanosine(37)-N1)-methyltransferase TrmD yields the protein MRLDVVTIFPEYLEPLNVSLVGKARAGGRLDVRVHDLRDWTYDRHNTVDDTPYGGGPGMVMKTGPWGDCLDETLADGYESGAHSPVIVVPTPSGRPFTQELAVELSEQPWLIFTPARYEGIDRRVMDEYATRMPVIEVSIGDYVLAGGEAAVLVITEAVARLLPGVLGNAESHRDDSFAPGAMANLLEGPVYTKPPEWRGRGIPDVLLSGHHGRIARWRRDEAFRRTALNRPDLIERCEASGFDKKDREMLSILGWSPEPGGRFWRRPEAVEE from the coding sequence ATGAGGCTCGACGTCGTCACGATCTTCCCCGAGTACCTGGAACCGCTGAACGTCTCGCTCGTCGGCAAGGCACGCGCCGGCGGCCGGCTCGACGTGCGCGTCCACGACCTGCGGGACTGGACCTACGACCGGCACAACACGGTCGACGACACCCCCTACGGCGGTGGCCCGGGCATGGTCATGAAGACCGGCCCCTGGGGCGACTGCCTGGACGAGACGCTGGCCGACGGCTACGAGTCCGGGGCGCACTCGCCGGTGATCGTGGTGCCCACGCCCAGTGGCAGGCCCTTCACCCAGGAACTGGCCGTCGAGCTCTCCGAGCAGCCGTGGCTGATCTTCACGCCTGCCCGGTACGAGGGCATCGACCGCCGGGTGATGGACGAGTACGCCACGCGAATGCCGGTCATCGAGGTGTCCATCGGGGATTACGTCCTGGCCGGCGGGGAAGCCGCCGTACTGGTCATCACGGAGGCCGTGGCGCGGCTGCTGCCCGGGGTGCTCGGCAACGCCGAATCGCACCGCGACGACTCCTTCGCCCCGGGTGCCATGGCCAATCTGCTGGAGGGCCCCGTCTACACCAAGCCCCCCGAGTGGCGGGGTCGCGGGATTCCGGATGTCCTGCTCAGCGGTCACCACGGCAGGATCGCCCGCTGGCGCAGGGACGAAGCCTTCCGCCGTACCGCACTCAACAGGCCCGACCTGATTGAGCGTTGCGAGGCATCGGGCTTCGACAAGAAGGACCGGGAGATGCTCTCCATCCTCGGCTGGTCCCCGGAGCCCGGCGGCCGATTTTGGCGCAGGCCCGAGGCCGTGGAAGAATAA
- the rplS gene encoding 50S ribosomal protein L19: MSHLLDGVNAASLRSDVPAFRAGDTINVHVRVIEGNRSRIQQFKGVVIRRQGAGVSETFTVRKVSFSVGVERTFPVHSPIFEKIELVTRGDVRRAKLYYLRELRGKAAKIKEKRDN; encoded by the coding sequence ATGTCTCATCTGCTCGATGGCGTCAACGCCGCTTCGCTGCGTTCCGACGTTCCGGCCTTCCGCGCCGGTGACACCATCAACGTCCACGTGCGCGTGATCGAGGGCAACCGCTCCCGTATCCAGCAGTTCAAGGGCGTTGTCATCCGTCGCCAGGGCGCGGGCGTCAGCGAGACCTTCACGGTCCGCAAGGTCTCCTTCAGCGTCGGCGTCGAGCGTACGTTCCCGGTGCACAGCCCGATCTTCGAGAAGATCGAGCTCGTCACCCGCGGTGACGTCCGTCGCGCCAAGCTCTACTACCTCCGTGAGCTCCGCGGCAAGGCCGCGAAGATCAAGGAGAAGCGCGACAACTGA